The Candidatus Methylomirabilota bacterium genome segment CTGTCCCTTCCATGGCATGCGGACCGGTGCAAAAAAGTCGAATCCAACCACGTCCAGGAAAAAGGCCTCGCGATCTGTCACGGCCACATCAATGCGGTAGATCGGCCAGGCTGCGGCCACTCCCTTCTCGGCCAAGACTTCTGGATAAAGTCGCTCGGGGAATGTCGGGGTCCGGCCCAGGACACTGAGATCCGCATCACCGCTGACGGCCTGGATCCCGCCCCTGAAGGCGGCAAGGGCGTTCCGGTTGATGATCTGAATACAGATGACCGACGCCACACCCAGCGCGACTCCGAATATGGTCAGGAAGTAGAGTGAGCGTCCACCCCGGAGATGGGCGCCCAGGGACCGGACAAAATAGCGCCTCACGGGACCTCCAGGACACCGCTGTGCAGGCGCCAGCTCTCGTCGGCGAGCGCGGCAAGCTCTCGGCTGTGGGTGACGTAGATGAGAGTGCTGCCCTCTTCCGACGCCAGCTTCAGCATTAGATCCATAACCAGTCGGCTGTTGGCATCATCCAGGTTGCCGGTCGGCTCGTCTGCCAGCAGGAGCCGCGGTCGGCGAACCAGCGCCCGGCAGATTGCGATCCGTTGCATTTCGCCCCCGCTCAGACTTTGCACCGGGTCCTCTGCCCGGTCGGCCAGGCCGACCCGATCAAGCAGCTCGTGCACTCGTGGGTCAAAATCGGAAGATTTTCCCCCCGCGACCAACTCGGGCAGAGCTACGTTGTTACGGACGGACAGGTGAGATAACAGGTAAAAAAATTGAAAGACCAATCCGATCTTATTGCGGCGGAGCAGCGTGCGATCCCGGTCCGAGAGCGCCGCGAGATTGGAACCGTGGATCCAGACTTCCCCCTCGGTGGGAATATCGATCCCGGCTGCCAGATGCAGTAATGTCGACTTGCCGCTGCCACTTCGCCCCACGACGGCCACTCGACGGCCAGGGAAGATGTCAAAGGAGACGTCCCGGAGCGCGAAGCGGTCACCGCCCCCGAGGGAATCATATTTCTTGGACACGTGTCGAAACGAAACTGCCGAAGTCATCTCTATCCACGATCCCAAAATATATTTCAACATGA includes the following:
- a CDS encoding ABC transporter ATP-binding protein; amino-acid sequence: MRRGRELHIDGALAILMLKYILGSWIEMTSAVSFRHVSKKYDSLGGGDRFALRDVSFDIFPGRRVAVVGRSGSGKSTLLHLAAGIDIPTEGEVWIHGSNLAALSDRDRTLLRRNKIGLVFQFFYLLSHLSVRNNVALPELVAGGKSSDFDPRVHELLDRVGLADRAEDPVQSLSGGEMQRIAICRALVRRPRLLLADEPTGNLDDANSRLVMDLMLKLASEEGSTLIYVTHSRELAALADESWRLHSGVLEVP